In one window of Streptomyces sp. FXJ1.172 DNA:
- a CDS encoding amino acid ABC transporter ATP-binding protein codes for MAVDPLIELLGVNKYYGDLHVLRDIDLTVGKGEVVVVIGPSGSGKSTLCRTINRLETIQSGTITLDGQPLPQEGKALARLRAEVGMVFQSFNLFAHKTVLQNVSLAQVKVRRRTKDEADRRSRELLQRVGLLAQAGKYPAQLSGGQQQRVAIARALAMQPKAMLFDEPTSALDPEMINEVLEVMRQLARDGMTMVVVTHEMGFARASANRVVFMADGRVVEDRAPEEFFTDPRSERAKDFLSKILKH; via the coding sequence ATGGCCGTCGATCCGTTGATCGAACTGCTGGGCGTCAACAAGTACTACGGGGACCTCCATGTCCTCAGGGACATCGACCTCACCGTCGGCAAGGGGGAGGTGGTCGTGGTCATCGGCCCGTCGGGGTCGGGGAAGTCGACGCTGTGCAGGACGATCAACCGGCTGGAGACCATCCAGTCCGGCACCATCACGCTCGACGGGCAGCCGCTGCCCCAGGAGGGCAAGGCCCTCGCCCGGCTGCGCGCCGAGGTCGGCATGGTCTTCCAGTCCTTCAACCTCTTCGCCCACAAGACGGTCCTGCAGAACGTCTCCCTCGCGCAGGTCAAGGTCCGCCGGCGCACGAAGGACGAGGCCGACCGCCGCTCCCGTGAACTCCTGCAGCGGGTCGGCCTGCTCGCGCAGGCCGGCAAGTACCCCGCGCAGCTCTCCGGCGGCCAGCAGCAGCGCGTGGCCATCGCCCGCGCCCTCGCCATGCAGCCCAAGGCGATGCTCTTCGACGAGCCCACCTCCGCCCTCGACCCGGAGATGATCAACGAGGTGCTGGAGGTCATGCGGCAACTCGCCCGCGACGGCATGACCATGGTCGTCGTCACCCACGAGATGGGCTTCGCCCGCGCTTCCGCGAACCGGGTCGTGTTCATGGCCGACGGCCGCGTCGTCGAGGACCGCGCCCCGGAGGAGTTCTTCACCGACCCGCGCAGCGAGCGCGCCAAGGACTTCCTCTCCAAGATCCTCAAGCACTGA